GTTAATCAGGTAGACCCGGAGGACCTTCTCATAATCGGGAGAAGCGGGAAAAGACCGGTGAGGGGCTTTCTTCTGAGCTCCACTGCAGAGGTGGTATCAAGAAGGAGCAGAGCTCCCGTTATGCTTGTGCCTGAAGAAAAGGCCCCAGTAAGCAATATATGTGTTGCCTACGACGGAGGAGAGGTATCAAAGAAGGTCCTGAAACTGGCAAGAGAGCTTTCAGGGATATACGGTGCCCGGCTTCATGCCCTCTACGTAGGAGAAGAGCCACCTGAAAAGCCCGAGGGAGTTGAGCTTCAGGTTGTGCCCGGGATACCGGAAGAAAGAATATTAAGCCACTGTCAGGAGACAGGTGTTGACCTTCTTCTTATGGGTGCTTACTCAAAGGGTAGGGTTAGGGAGCTTTTCCTTGGAAGCGTCACCAGCTTTGTGATGCATCACATAAACATACCCCTTCTTCTGGTGAAGTGATATGGGGAAGCTCTATGTGGTGGCTACGCCCATCGGAAACCTCAAAGACATAACCCTGAGGGCTCTTGAGGTCCTCCAGAGCGTGAACTTTATAGCCTGTGAAGACACAAGGAGAACCCTCATACTGCTAAACCACTACAACATAAAGGAAAAAAAACTCATATCCTACTACGAGCCCAAGGAAAGCGTGCAGGTGCCAAAGGTGCTCAAGCTCCTTGAAAAGGAAGACGTGGCGCTGGTGAGCGATGCGGGCATGCCATCCATTTCAGACCCGGGTTACAGGCTAATTAGAGCCTGCATAGAAAAGGGCATTCCAGTGGAGGTCGTCCCCGGACCAAGTGCAGTGCTTACAGCCCTTGTGGGCTCGGGCCTGCCCACCGACAGGTTTGCCTTTGTGGGCTTTTTGCCACGAAAGGGGCTTGAGAAGTTCTATGAAGAGCTAAAAGCTTATACAGACACTACCCTCATAGCCTTTGAGTCACCCAACAGACTCCTGAAAAGCTTGCAGGCGATGGAGAAAGTCTACGGTGGGGAGCTTCCCGTTTGCGTTGCCAGAGAGCTCACAAAGCTTCACGAAGAATACATCAGAGGTAAACTTTCTGAGGTGCTCAAAGAGCTGGAAGGCAGGGGAGATATAAAGGGTGAGGTGGTTGTGTCGTGGAGGATTTCATGACAGACCCACAGCTCCTTGACCGCTGGGATAAGGAATACTTCTGGCATCCTTTCACCCAGATGAAGGTCTACCGGGAGGAGGAAAACCTCATATTTGAAAGGGGAGAGGGCGTTTATCTGTATGACATAAAGGGGAGGAGATTTATTGATGCCATATCTTCGCTGTGGTGCAACGTGCACGGACACAACCACCCAGAGCTAAACAGAGCCCTCATTGAACAGCTTCAGAAGGTGGCTCACACCACCACCCTCGGAAGCTCCAACGTGCCTGCCATATTGTTGGCAAAAAGGCTCATGGAGATTGCTCCAGAGGGTCTTACAAAGGTCTTTTATTCGGAGGACGGTGCGGAGGCAGTGGAGATTGCCCTCAAGCTGGCTTATCAGTACTGGAGAAACATAGGAGAAAGGAGAAGGGTCTTTATTACCCTTTCGGAAGCCTACCATGGGGACACCCTTGGAGCGGTAAGCGTTGGAGGCATTGACCTTTTTCATGGCACCTACAGAGACCTGCTCTTTGAAACCATAAAGCTACCTTCACCCTACCTATTCTGCAGAGAGAGATATGGCGGGCTCTGTGAAGAGTGCAGGGATGAGCTTTTGAGCATGCTGGAGGAGACTCTCAAGAGCAGGGATGACATTGTGGCAGTTAGCCTTGAGGCGGGCATTCAGGGTGCAGCGGGCATGCTTCCCTTTCCAAGGGGCTTTTTAAGGGGTGTGAGAGAGCTAACGAGAAAGTACAACACACTCCTTATAGTGGACGAGGTGGCAACGGGCTTTGGAAGGACGGGAAGTATGTTTTACTGTGAGCAGGAAGGGGTTAGCCCTGACTTTATGTGCCTCGGAAAGGGCATCACTGGAGGATATCTTCCCCTTGCGGCAACGCTCACCACAGAGGAGGTCTTCAACGCCTTTCTGGGAGAGTTTGGAGAGCTAAAGCACTTCTATCATGGACACACCTACACGGGCAACAACCTCGCCTGTGCGGTGGCTCTGGCAAACCTTGAGGTCTTTGAGAAGGAGAAAACTCTGGAAAAACTCCAGCCCAAGATAGAGCATCTCTCAAAGAGGCTCCAGGAGTTCTGGGAGCTTCCCCACGTGGGAGATGTGCGACAGCTGGGCTTTATGGCAGGCATAGAGCTGGTAAAGGACAGAAGCACCGGCGAGAAGTTCCCCTACGGAGAAAGAACCGGCTTTAAGGTTGCTTACAGATGCAGAGAAAGGGGCGTCTTTCTCAGACCCCTGGGCGATGTGATGGTGCTCATGATGCCACTGGTGATAAGCCTTGAGGATATGGACTATGTGCTGGACACTCTCAAGTGGGCTATAGCTCAGCTTTGAACCTGTCCTTCAGTGTTTCTGTCTCCACAAAGAGCTTTTTTGAGAAGTCCACCACCACTTCTAAAAGTTCGCCAAGCTCTTCCGGGAGGTATGTGTGAGCTATCTTGTTTCTCAGAAGCCTCGCACTGAGCCAGAGCTCCGCATCTTTAACAAAACCCGCCCTCTAAAGCCTGAGAAGTCTGTTTCTCAGAGTGTCTGACTTTTTGCCAAAAAGATACAGCTCAAGGGTGGTAAAAAAGCTCAGTACGGTTTCCACAAACTTTTCAAACCTGAAGCTCATAGCATCATACCTTTCAAGCTCCTCCGGCTCATATTCCCTCTTTGGGTCGTAGGGTGTGTAGCCCTTTATGGAAGCCTCCAGAAGTCTTTTGCTTTTCAGCACATCTTCAAAGCTCTTCTGGACGAATCCTTTTTGCATTCTTCAGCATCTCTCTGAAAAAGGGCTTATCTCTGTAGACGAGCACGTCTATGTCCTGCTCGCATTCCATGAAAAACTTTGTCTGAACTCTGAGGGCGAGCTCTACGGGGTTTTCCGGCTTTGAAGGAATCAGCAATATGTCTATGTCCCCACCCCTGAGGTCGTCCCTCAGCCTTGAGCCAAAGAGATAAACCTCACCCTCAAAGCCTTCAAGTGCTTTCTTTAGAGCCCTTCTCTCCTCCTCCGACAGCCTCATCGCACAGCCTCAACAATTCTACCCTGTTTCCCCTGTCCGTCTCAAAGACTTTCTGGGTCTGTGTCTTTGCTCTGAGCACATAACCAAGGGCAAGAGGTCTGAGAGGGCTCACAGAAGTTATAACGCCTATGTCTTTGTCTTCATGCCTTATCTTCTCACCCTCTGAAAGCCCCTCACCTTCAAAGAGTGCCAGCACCCTCGGAAGCCTTCCCCTGTAGTGGACCCTTGCTATGGCTTCCTGACCCACATAACAGCCCTTTGTAAGGCTTATGGCATATTTTAGAAGGCACGCCTCAAGAGGGGAAAAGCCATCCTTTAACTCTTTGCCAAGCGCTGGCACGAGCCTTTCAACCCTGAGGTCTTCAAACTCCTCCTCAGAGAGCTCTTTTCCGGGAAGCTCCAGACCCGAGAGGTCTCCCACAAGGTCGTAGCCCTTCTCTCTGAGCCTTATGGGGTTGCAGGCTACAAGAACACCCTTCGCCTCCCTTACCTCACCCTCCTGCTGTGCAAAACCGAAGCGAGAAAGGAGAAACTCATCTACACCTTCACCAAAGACAAAAACATGCTCCATGCTGAGCACCTCAAAGTAAACCCTCATGGAGAGCTTAAGACGGTTGAACTCCTCCACCACCCTATCAGGGTCAAGGGGGGTATCAAGCAGGTAGCTGTCCCCCAGCCTGTAGACAAAAAATTCCCCTATAGGAAAGCCGTTCTGTCTGAGCCAGAGGTTGTAAGTGAGGGTGTTTTCTTTCATACCCTTTATGTCGTTGGTGAGCAGGTTGTGCAGGAAGGCGGTATGCTCTTCTGCCATGCCCTTTGGAAGTAATTTACCGGTTTTTCCGTAGACCTTTATCTTTCCTCTCCTTAACCTGAGCCATTGCATAGGTGAAAATTATCTGAAAAGCAGAACTCCCTTTCAATGACAGGGGTCAAGCCTACGTCTTTCTCAGCTTCACGAAACCATAAAGCACCATCAGGATGGTCAGTCCGGCCATCAGGTAGACTACAAACTCCTTCAAAAGATGTGGAACTACAAAAAGAAGGATTATGGCTGTGGCTATCATAAAGCCGAGGGTTATAACGCTCATGGCGAGTCTGTTTATATCTTTTCTAAGGTCTTCAATAAGCTTTTCCTCTCCAGTATAATCAACGGATACCCTCAGCTCTCCTCTCTCCAGCTCTCTTAAGAACTTCTTTGTCTTTGGCACCGCCTCAAGCCCCAGCTTCGTGAGCATTAGAGTGTTCTTCACAAACTCACTTTTTGTGAGCATGGGAAATATCATGCGCCTGAACCCCTTTTTCACAAGAGGCTCTATCTCCTTAACAAGCCTGAAGTCCGGGTCAAGCTGTATGGCAGTCCCCTCCGCAAGAGCGAGGGTTTTAAGAAGAAGGAATAGGTCTGAGGGCAGTTTCATCCTGTATTTGTAGGAAAGCCTCAGAGTGTCGTTCACTACCTTGGAGAGTTTGACCTCCCTCACGGGTTGCATAAAGTAGTAAGAAAAGAGTATTTCAAGCTCCCTGCTGAGGAATTTCTCGCTCCTTGTTCTCGCAGAAACTCCAAGATCGTAGAGGGCATCCATCACAAGGTCAAGGTCATTCCTGAGTATGCCATACATGAGCTGAAAGAGGTTTAGCCTGTCCATGTTGCTCACAGTGCCCACCATGCCGTAGTCCAGAAGGGCTATTCTTCCATCTTTCATGACAAGAAAGTTCCCCGGATGTGGGTCAGCATGGAAGAAGCCATCTTCAAATATCATCTTTATGTATATCCTTGCACCTCTCTTCGCAAGAGCCCTGAGGTCGTATCCCGCTTTTGTTAGTTCAGGCACGCTGTTTATCTTTATGCCCTCCACATACTCAAGGCACAGAACCCTCCTCGTAGTGTAGTCCCAATAAACCTCTGGCATGTAGACACCCCTGTAATCCTGAAAATTCTTTCTAAAGGTTTCACAGTTCCTCCCCTCCCTTATGTAGTCCAGTTCATTCCTTATGGTGTAAGAAAACTCCTCCACAAGGGACTGTATGTTCCACCTTCTACCAAGTTCTGTTCTTGAAGCTCTTTCTGCAAACTCTTCAAGTATGGCAAGGTCCTCTTCTATTTCCTTCTCTACACCGGGCTTCTGGACCTTGAGCACTACCTCCTTTCCATCCTTTAGCCTTGCCCTGTGCACCTGCCCTATGGATGCGGAGGCAAGGGGCTCATCCTCAAAGTATTCAAAGACCTCCTCCACAGGCTTGCCAAGCTCTTCTTCAATTATCCTCCTTATCTGCTCCGGTTCCGAGGGTGGAACCCTGTCCTGAAGTTTTGAAAGCTCAAGTATGTAGCTTTCTGGCATAATGTCTGGCCTAGTGCTGAGTATCTGACCTATCTTTATGAAGGTTACTCCAAGCTCCTCAAAAGCAAGCCTAAGATGTTCCTCCTCCCTGTAGGGCTCCTTCTTCTTTCTGTGTCCCATGACACCCCAGTGGAAGGGAAGTAAATAACCAAGTCCAGCTTTTGCCAACACAAAGCCAAAGCCATGCTTTGCAAGAACTTTTGCTATGTGTAGTTTCCTTCTGGTGTGTGCCATATTTAAAGCATACCTAAAACCCTATGACCTCTGCTATAATCTTTTAACCTAAAAATCTTCTGGAGGCAGGCATGAAGCTGCACGAGCATCAGGCAAAGGAGCTTCTGAAAAGATACGGACTACCCGTTCCAGAGGGAAGGGTTGCCTTTTCTCCACAGGAGGCTCTGCAGGCGGCAGAAGAACTCGGTGAGTTTCCCCTTGTGGTAAAGGCACAAGTGCACTGTGGTGGGCGTGGAAAGGCTGGAGGCGTAAAGCTGGTCAGGAATATGGATGAGCTTCAGCAGGCGGTAGAGGGAATGCTTGGCAAGGTTCTCAAAACCTTTCAGTGTCCCGATGGCAAGCCCGTCAGCAGGGTCTGGATAGAGAAGGCGACCAACATTGAAAGGGAATACTACCTTTCCATTACCCTTGACAGGGCGGTTTCAAAGCCCGTGCTCATGGCTTCTTCGGAAGGTGGTATGGAAATAGAGGAAGTGGCAAAGGAAAAGCCCGAAGCCATACACATGCTACACATAGACCCAGCCCTTGGTCTTATGCCCTCTCAGGCAAGAAAAATAGCCTTCAGACTGGGGCTTCCGGTAAACGAGTTTGTGAAGATAGCTCTGGCTCTATACAGAGCATACATGGAGCTGGATGCAAGCCTTGTGGAGATAAACCCTCTTGTGCTCACTAAGGAGGGAAGCCTTGTGCTTTTAGACGCCAAGGTGGAGCTGGATGACAATGCCCTCCTCAGGCACAGAGACCTTGAAGAAATTGAAGACCTCACCCAGCTTGACCCCCTTGAGGTGGAGGCAAAAAAATACAACCTCAACTACATAAAGCTGGATGGGAACATAGGCTGTATGGTAAACGGTGCAGGACTTGCCATGACCACCATGGACATAATAAAGCTTGCCGGAGGCGAGCCCGCCAACTTCCTTGACGTGGGTGGAGGAGCAAACGTGGAACAGATAGCCAACGCCTTCAGAATACTCATGGCAGACCCAAATGTAAAGGCAGTCTTTATAAACATCTTTGGTGGAATTCTGCGTTGCGACAGGCTGGCAAATGGTCTCATAGAGGCAGCAAAAATCGTGGAGATAAAGGTGCCCGTGGTTGTCCGCATGGAGGGCACCAACGTTGAGGAGGGAAGAAGACTCCTTGCAGAATCTGGGCTCAACTTCATAAACGCAGAGGACATGTGGGATGGAGCCAAAAAGGCAGTGGAGAAGGCATCTAAAGGAGGTTAGACCATGTCAATCCTTGTAGACAAAAACACAAAGGTAGTCGTTCAGGGCATCACGGGTAAAGAGGGCTCTTTCCATGCCACCCAGTGCAAGGCATACGGCACTCAGGTGGTGGCAGGTGTTACGCCCGGCAAGGCAGGTCAGCAGGTGGAGGGTATACCTGTTTTCAACACCGTAGAGGATGCAGTCAGAGAAACCGGTGCCAACTGCTCTCTTATATTCGTCCCTCCAGCTTTTGCAGGGGATGCTATAGTGGAGGCCCTTGATGCAGGCATAAGGCTTGTAGTCTGCATCACCGAAGGCATACCCGTCAGGGACATGATGATGGTAAAGGACTATATGAGGAAAAACTACCCTGATGCAAAGCTTATAGGACCCAACTGCCCCGGGGTGATAACCCCTGGAGAGGCAAAGGTGGGCATAATGCCCGGACACATATTTAAAAGAGGAACAATCGGCATAGTTTCAAGGAGCGGAACGCTCACCTACGAAGCCTCTTACCAGCTCACCCAGTATGGGCTTGGACAATCCACTGCCGTGGGCATAGGCGGGGACCCTGTGCACGGGCTTTCTCACAGGGATGTTATTGCCATGTTCAACGAAGACCCGGAAACGGAAGCCATACTCATGATAGGGGAGATCGGTGGAACCGCAGAGGAAGAGGCGGCGGAGTATATAAAGGGCTATGTAAAAAAGCCCGTCTTTGCCTACATAGCTGGCATAACCGCACCACCGGGAAGACGCATGGGACACGCAGGAGCCATAATAAGCGGAGGTAAAGGCACCGCTCAGGCAAAGATGGAAGCTCTCAGAGATGCAGGGGTTCATGTTATAGAAAACCCTGCCTTCATAGGTAAGAGAGTGGCGGAGACACTTGGCAGGCTATGATTAAGTTTATATTGATAAATTGAACCTGTGATATATTTTTTAAACTCAATCTTTTCAAAGGAGGTGTTAATATGGCTTTGAAGACTATGGTTGACCCAGACACCTGTACCTCATGCGAGCTCTGCTACGATAGAGTTCCAGAGGTTTACAAGAATAGAGGCGATGGCATAGCTGAAGTTGTCAGCCCCGGACCCGACGGTTGGATGATGGTGCCTGCCGAGCTAGAGAACGAGGTTAAAGAGGTTACAGACGAATGCCCGAGCGGGTCCATAATAACGGAAGAAGTTTAAGGATAAAGGTTGACATAGATACCTGCACCGCATGCGAGCTCTGCTACGACAGACTACCAGAGGTCTTCGTTGATAGGGGGGATGGCATCCCCCTCGTTATGATAAAAGTGCCCCTTGAGAGCGTCTACGGGGAGCTTCTTCAGGTAGCAGAGGACTGTCCCAGCGGCTCTATCATTCTTTACTGAGTTGGACAGGATTGTTTTTCTCGGAACTGCAGGCGGTAGAGCGAGCGTATTCAGGTTTTTGAGAAGGTCTGGAGGTTTTTTGCTCTTCCTTTCGGGAAACACAGTGCACGTGGACCCCGGACCAGGAGCCTTTGTTTATCTTCATCAAATGGGGATTGACCCGCGACATATTGACCTTGTAGTTCTCTCTCATATACATCTTGACCACTCCTCTGACGTGAACTCTGTGATAGAATCGGCCACCGATGGCGGAAAGATAAGGCGCGTGGCGCTGTTTGCTCCAAGGTCGGCCTTTGAGGGACAGCACAGAGTAGTTTTGCCTTTCATAAGAGAAAGGCTTGCAATGGAGGGCTTTCTGAAAGAAGGAGAAGAACTCTCCTACGGGACTGTAAATGTAAGTGCAGTTATGAAACATACCCATCACGGTGCAGAAACCTATGCCCTTCTGTTTAACCGTAAGGTCCTCTACGTATCCTGTGCTCTGTATGAAGACAGAATGCTGCAGGCATATCCCCATAATGTGGATTTAATGATTATAAACACCACCCTCTACAGGAAGACAAAGCCCATAGACCATCTTACCGTTGAGGATGCAGAAAAGCTCATAGCCAACCTGAAACCCAGGAAGGTTATACTTACCCATTTTGGGTATGAGTTCCTGACACAGCATGACCCAGAGAGGGTCGCTGAGGAATTATCCCATAAATACGGAATTCCCGTCCTTTCAGCAAAAGACTTCATGGAGGTAAGCCTTTAGTGCTTGAGCACCTCTTCCCCCAGCTGAAAAAATGGGCAGAGGAGTTTGTGCAGGAGCATGGCTATACAGCCCTCTTTTTGCTCTCCTTTACAGAGTCCATAATACAGCCGGTCCCACCCTACCCTTTTATAGTAAGTGCTCCCATATTCAGGCTAAGCCCCTATACTGCTGGGCTGGTTGCTTTTGCAGGGAATATACTGGGTGCTCTGGTTGCCTACTATCTTGCAAAGTTTCTTGGAGAGGCCTTTGTAAAAAAGATTTTTGGCAAAAGGCTGTATCTGAAGGGAGAAGCCCTCTTCAACAGATATGGCTTCTGGGCTGTTCTTGTGGGAGAACCTTACAAGCTGGTGTGCTGGCTTGCGGGGCTTTTCCACATGCCCCTGTGGAGCTTTATAGTGGCAAGCCTTATAGCAAGGGCACTGAGGATTGGAGTCTTCGTTCTCTTCGGGGATGTTCTGGAGAGGATTCTGAATTAATGGGTGCGGGAGGACTCGAACCCCCAACCGGGCGGTTATGAGCCGCCCGCTCTGCCATTGAGCTACGCACCCTCAGAAAAGATATTATAAAACCTCTTGACAAGCTTTGCAACCCTGTGGTAGAGTTTTGGAAACTAGGCCAGGGAGGTATAGTCATGAAGAAGTATATCTTTGCCATTGCCCTGGTGGGAGCTCTCTGCAAGCCCATAATGGACGCGTCTCCCATGGGTATAGGTGGGCCTTCAGAGGTCTCTTACCAGAGCGGTGAACAGCCCGGCGATGAAATTTTTGACGTTGATACGGTAAGCAAGATTATAGCCACTGAGATGTCTCTTGAAGAGGCCATGAGGGAGCTTGTCAATGTGAAAACCGTTGAGACTGTAAGACCAGACCTCTGGCCCGTTGTGGGTGTTATAACCTCCGACTACGGATGGAGAAATATGGGAGGAAGAAGGGAGTTTCATACTGGAATAGACATATCGGCACCCTATGGGACCCCAGTGGTTTCAGCGGCAGAAGGCAGAGTCATATATGCAGGATGGATAAGAGGCTACGGAAAGACTGTAATAATCTATCATGGTTATGGCTTTGCCACCATATATGCTCATTTATCAGACATCAAGGTTTCCTACTCAGACAGGGTTGTAAAGGGTCAGATAATAGGAAGTGTGGGAACCACCGGAAGAGCCTTTGGTCCACATCTCCACTATGAGGTTCTGAAATACGGAGTGAGGCAGAACCCCATAGCCTATCTGCCTTAGAGAAGCCCCCTTCTCTTCAGGGCATCTTCGTATATCCTTTTGTAGAGGTGATTCCACTCTGGAGTGCCTTCCACGATTCTCTTTGAGTAGGACCTTATCCTTTCTCTCACCTCTCTGTCTATCTCTTCTTCTTCCTTTACTGCCTCCATGAGTATTTCCCTTATCCTGTTTCTTATGATACCGGGCTCCTCGTATATCTCCACTTCAGGGTCTTCCATTATCATATCCCTTATCCTGTGGGCTATCTGGTTCATCCTCTCCCTTCTACTTGTGTGTATGTTCATCTCCTCTGCCAGCTTGCTCCTGACTGTTTTGTATGCTGTTCTGTAATCAAGACTGGTTTCTTCAAGAAGCTCAAGCTTTTCTTTGAGTATCTCCTTCGTTTTTTCATCAAGCAGTCTCTCCTGCTCCTCTGCTTCCCTGAATATGGCAACTATCTTTTTCTTAAAGGCATAAGGGTCCTCCGGCTCTATTATTCTTTCATTTTCATAAAGTTCCTTTAAAATCCTGTCTGCTATTCTCTCCACAAGCTTCTCGGGTAGCCTCATACACCGCCTCCTAAATCTTATCAATTATATCATATAAAACACTCAAGAAGGTTCATTACCTCTTGCGTATATCCACCGTCATCCTCGTTAATTATCAGAGGTTTTTCAATAACCGGGTATGGTCTTAGATTTTTTAAACCATGTATGCGCACTATTTTTGAGTTTTTATGCAGTTTTGGATAAAAAAATCTAAGGTGTGCTGCTTCTATTCTGTTGTTTTTCATGTGTATAATAGCATCTACCAGACGACCTGAAGCTATTAGAAGGTTAAAATGTCCTCCATCTTTAAGCAGAAAGCCTGCAGTTTTTATAAAATCTTCAAGACTTGTATCTGTCTCATGATGATACTGATTGTAGGTTGATTGTCCCCTATAGAAGGGTGGATTGGCAACTACCACGTTAAAACTCTGTGCCCCTAAAAAATCCCTTGCCTTTCTGAGGTCAAGCTCAAGAATATGAATTTTCTCTTCCAGTTTGTTGAGTATTACATTTTCTTTCAGAAGTTCAAGCATTAAATGGTCTCTCTCCATAGCCCAGACCTCACAACCATATCTGAGAGCTGTAAGTATGGAAAGAGCGCCAAAGCCTGCACCAAGGTCAAGAACTCTTGAGTTTTTCTTTATGCCCCTGAGGTTTGCCACAAAAAGAACTTCCACTATGGAGAGCCTGTGGGCTTTTGGTTGTCTGAACCTTACCTTCCCCCTGAAAAAAACAAACTCCTTAAACTCTTCCAAACCTCTCAACGAGTTCGAGCAGTGTTCTAGCCCTTTCCCTGACCTTTTCCCACTCTTCTATCTCCTCCATGGTCTGGGCTGTTGCCAGCTTTCTCATCGCCTGGTCAAAGAGCTCCTTCTCTTTACCCGGGTCAATATCCCCCATGTTGTAAGCTTCCTCTGCAAGAATTATGACCTTTTCTGGAGTCACATCCACAAAGCCATAGGTGACCGCAACACCGTTTTCCATCTTACCGTCAAAGTAAACAAGCCCGGGCTTGAGCATGGTCATGAGATACATATGCTTTTCAAGAACACCTATTTCACCCTCTGCAGTGGGTATGTTTACAGAGTGAACCTCCCTTGAAAAATGTAGTCCCTGGGGCGTTACTATTTCCACCTTTATCATGGCGTTAAAATTATACCATGAAGGTATATGCCCTCGGAAAACTCTCGCGCATGCTCTCCACAACCCTTTTCCACGCGATGGCAGAGCTGGGTTATACAGGACTTGTCCTCTGTGAGCCAGAAGACACTTATGTGAGTCTTGGTTACTTTGACAGGGCTCAGGAGCTCATAGACCTCAAAAGGTGCAGGGAGCTCAGCATAGGAATCATAAGGAGGCAGATTGGGGGAGGTGCAGTCCTGCTTGCGCCAGGTCAGGTTTTTTACCAGCTTATACTTCCAAAGAATCTGGTCCCCTTCAGGGTAGAGGACGCCTATAAGAAGCTCTCTCAGCCCGTCATAAGGGCTTATAATAGGCTCGGGCTTGAGGTGGAATACAGACCTATAAATGACCTTTTGGTGAAGGCATCACAGAGGAAGATAAGCGGGCAAGGGGCAGGAGACATAGGAAAGTTCTTTGTGTTTGTGGGAAACATTCTTATGAGCTTTGACCCTGACCTTATGGCAGAACTTTTTTTGCTTCCCCATGAGGCTCTCAGAGAAGAGGTCAGAGGGAGTCTCTGGGAAAACATAGGATGGCTGGAGAGGGAGCTGGGAAGGTCTTTCTCTTTTGAGGAGGTCTCTGGGGCTCTGCTTGAGGAGTTTGTGCAGGAGTTTGAATTTGATGGATACGCGGAAGTGCCCTCCGATGCCCTCGAGCTTGCAGAAAAGCTAAGAATAGATATGACCTCAGAGGAGACCATACTTGAGGACACGGGAAGAAGGCACGAAGCCATAAAAATAAGGGAGGGGGTGTATGTCTGGAAGGGCTAACCTATATTTTAAAAAACCATGCTGAAGACAGAAGAGATTAGAGAGCTCTACGAGAAGGATTTTTACAGATGGGTGCATGAAAACCTTGAGCTTCTGAGGAAAGGGGAATACGACCTCGTAGACTGGGAGAACCTTCTTGAAGAGGTTGAGTATATGGCGAGAAAGTATGAGGATGAGCTTAAGGAAAGGCTTGGAGTTTATATGGAGCACAGGTATAAGATAGAAAACTTCAAGAAACTTGCCGGGAACGAAACAGCCGGGTCTGGATGGAATAAAAGCATATTAAACCAGCTTGTTGAAATATCAAGAATACTTGAGGATAACCCGAGCCTCAGGAGTAAACTTCCGGGGCTTTTACAGCCCGCATGGGGTTACGCTTTAAAGAGGCTAAAGGCATGGCTTATCAGAAACAAGTTCAACCCAGAAGACTTCAACCTGCCAGAAATGTGTCCCTATGGCTACGAGGACATTATGAAGGATATTGCTAAATTTTAGACAGTGCTTTACGATAATAAGAAGAGGGAGGTGTAAATGTTTGGTGCTACCTTTGGCATAGTGGCTCAGGGGCTTGAACTTTTCAGAAAGTCTGCAGACATCAGAAACAGAAACATACTGAACGCCAACAATCCCGACTACGCCCAGGAAGACCCGGTCATAAAGAGCCTTGCACCCGTGGGTATAAGGCTGGAGGATATTCTCAGAAGTCAGAACTTTTACTACATGTCTCTGAGAAATCAGAAGCTCTCGGTGGTCTCCTCCCTTGACACCGCCATAAAGGGAAACTCTCAGATAGAAAACCTCTTTCAGGAGTTTACTCAAGGGCTGGGGGGTAGCGAATACATAAACCGCTTTTTCACCGCCTACCAGAACCTGATGAAAGAGCCCACAAACGAAGGAGCAAGAAGTGAACTCTTAAACTCTGCCCAGAGCCTTATTTCATACCTGAAGGACAGAAGAAAGGACATGGACAGAACCCTTGCCAGCACGGACTATGACATGAGGCAATACATAGGCAGGATAAACACACTCACAAAAAAGATTGCTCAGATAAATCAGGAAATACTCACGGGCTATGCCCAGACTTACGCAAGAGGAAGAGATTACAAAAATCTTCTGGATGAGAGAGATAGATA
The Aquificaceae bacterium genome window above contains:
- a CDS encoding universal stress protein — protein: MTFKRIVVGIDGSSAGWTAKDYAFELGEKLSIPVVGVHIIDSRLLEESFLEDLAGVLGFTYYLGISQKVRDFFEEQANALIEEFLTEGRQRGIRVSSFQTVGIPYEELVNQVDPEDLLIIGRSGKRPVRGFLLSSTAEVVSRRSRAPVMLVPEEKAPVSNICVAYDGGEVSKKVLKLARELSGIYGARLHALYVGEEPPEKPEGVELQVVPGIPEERILSHCQETGVDLLLMGAYSKGRVRELFLGSVTSFVMHHINIPLLLVK
- the rsmI gene encoding 16S rRNA (cytidine(1402)-2'-O)-methyltransferase, whose protein sequence is MGKLYVVATPIGNLKDITLRALEVLQSVNFIACEDTRRTLILLNHYNIKEKKLISYYEPKESVQVPKVLKLLEKEDVALVSDAGMPSISDPGYRLIRACIEKGIPVEVVPGPSAVLTALVGSGLPTDRFAFVGFLPRKGLEKFYEELKAYTDTTLIAFESPNRLLKSLQAMEKVYGGELPVCVARELTKLHEEYIRGKLSEVLKELEGRGDIKGEVVVSWRIS
- the bioA gene encoding adenosylmethionine--8-amino-7-oxononanoate transaminase translates to MTDPQLLDRWDKEYFWHPFTQMKVYREEENLIFERGEGVYLYDIKGRRFIDAISSLWCNVHGHNHPELNRALIEQLQKVAHTTTLGSSNVPAILLAKRLMEIAPEGLTKVFYSEDGAEAVEIALKLAYQYWRNIGERRRVFITLSEAYHGDTLGAVSVGGIDLFHGTYRDLLFETIKLPSPYLFCRERYGGLCEECRDELLSMLEETLKSRDDIVAVSLEAGIQGAAGMLPFPRGFLRGVRELTRKYNTLLIVDEVATGFGRTGSMFYCEQEGVSPDFMCLGKGITGGYLPLAATLTTEEVFNAFLGEFGELKHFYHGHTYTGNNLACAVALANLEVFEKEKTLEKLQPKIEHLSKRLQEFWELPHVGDVRQLGFMAGIELVKDRSTGEKFPYGERTGFKVAYRCRERGVFLRPLGDVMVLMMPLVISLEDMDYVLDTLKWAIAQL
- a CDS encoding nucleotidyltransferase domain-containing protein, with protein sequence MRLSEEERRALKKALEGFEGEVYLFGSRLRDDLRGGDIDILLIPSKPENPVELALRVQTKFFMECEQDIDVLVYRDKPFFREMLKNAKRIRPEEL
- a CDS encoding folate-binding protein, coding for MQWLRLRRGKIKVYGKTGKLLPKGMAEEHTAFLHNLLTNDIKGMKENTLTYNLWLRQNGFPIGEFFVYRLGDSYLLDTPLDPDRVVEEFNRLKLSMRVYFEVLSMEHVFVFGEGVDEFLLSRFGFAQQEGEVREAKGVLVACNPIRLREKGYDLVGDLSGLELPGKELSEEEFEDLRVERLVPALGKELKDGFSPLEACLLKYAISLTKGCYVGQEAIARVHYRGRLPRVLALFEGEGLSEGEKIRHEDKDIGVITSVSPLRPLALGYVLRAKTQTQKVFETDRGNRVELLRLCDEAVGGGEKGSKEST
- a CDS encoding lipopolysaccharide core heptose(II) kinase RfaY — its product is MAHTRRKLHIAKVLAKHGFGFVLAKAGLGYLLPFHWGVMGHRKKKEPYREEEHLRLAFEELGVTFIKIGQILSTRPDIMPESYILELSKLQDRVPPSEPEQIRRIIEEELGKPVEEVFEYFEDEPLASASIGQVHRARLKDGKEVVLKVQKPGVEKEIEEDLAILEEFAERASRTELGRRWNIQSLVEEFSYTIRNELDYIREGRNCETFRKNFQDYRGVYMPEVYWDYTTRRVLCLEYVEGIKINSVPELTKAGYDLRALAKRGARIYIKMIFEDGFFHADPHPGNFLVMKDGRIALLDYGMVGTVSNMDRLNLFQLMYGILRNDLDLVMDALYDLGVSARTRSEKFLSRELEILFSYYFMQPVREVKLSKVVNDTLRLSYKYRMKLPSDLFLLLKTLALAEGTAIQLDPDFRLVKEIEPLVKKGFRRMIFPMLTKSEFVKNTLMLTKLGLEAVPKTKKFLRELERGELRVSVDYTGEEKLIEDLRKDINRLAMSVITLGFMIATAIILLFVVPHLLKEFVVYLMAGLTILMVLYGFVKLRKT